In Bacillus rossius redtenbacheri isolate Brsri chromosome 9 unlocalized genomic scaffold, Brsri_v3 Brsri_v3_scf9_2, whole genome shotgun sequence, one DNA window encodes the following:
- the LOC134543344 gene encoding elongin-B — protein sequence MDVFLMIRRKKLTIFTDAKDTTTVFELKRIIEGILKVSPNNQQLFNKESTLMEDDKTLQEYGLNSSTAKAQSPALVGLAIRQENGDFEQLEITPYSSPPDLPDVMRTQETNGQEQSS from the exons ATG GATGTGTTTTTGATGATACGAAGGAAGAAGTTGACAATTTTCACTGACGCCAAAGATACAACTACTGTTTTTGAACTAAAAAGAATTATAGAAG GCATATTGAAAGTATCCCCTAATAACCAGCAACTTTTTAACAAAGAAAGCACGTTAATGGAAGATGACAAGACCTTGCAGGAATATGGCTTGAATTCGAGCACGGCAAAGGCACAGAGTCCAGCTTTAGTCGGCTTAGCGATAAG GCAAGAAAATGGGGATTTTGAGCAACTGGAAATCACACCCTACTCCTCTCCACCAGACTTGCCTGATGTAATGAGAACTCAAGAAACAAATGGCCAGGAACAATCATCGTGA